The following proteins are encoded in a genomic region of Alistipes shahii WAL 8301:
- a CDS encoding site-specific integrase yields the protein MQRSTFKVFFYVKRQSEKHGQVPVMGRITINGTMSQFSCKLTVRSTLWDAKANKASGKSLEAQRLNEKLENIKTNIGKQYQRLCDRDSYVTAEKVRNAFLGMGDDCRLLLQTFDEYLAGFLKRVGKDRAYSSYDNYRKRRNRLASFLEYEYRVKDIPFKELKRDFIEKFVVYLSSVQGMRSGTIHSTIKKLKLMTYTAYKNGWIPTDPFAGFYVRPEYSERRYLSASELQAVMDVRLPNYRTGINRDAFVFCAFTGLSHADVVKLTHADIHTDDNGERWIIDRRQKTGTQFRVKLLPAAEMLYKRYKDTYRTSEKVFPLKGTYKTLNMSLRHVARHAGLSFNPTIHMAKHHTISI from the coding sequence ATGCAACGCAGCACTTTCAAAGTCTTTTTCTACGTGAAAAGGCAGTCGGAAAAACATGGTCAGGTTCCCGTCATGGGTCGTATCACGATTAATGGTACGATGTCGCAGTTCAGCTGCAAACTCACCGTTCGCTCCACCCTTTGGGATGCCAAGGCGAACAAGGCTTCCGGTAAGAGCCTCGAAGCTCAGCGTCTCAATGAAAAACTGGAAAATATCAAGACCAATATCGGCAAGCAGTACCAGCGGCTCTGCGACCGTGATTCGTATGTTACGGCCGAAAAAGTCCGCAACGCCTTCCTCGGTATGGGCGACGACTGCCGCCTGCTGTTGCAGACCTTCGACGAATACCTTGCAGGGTTCCTCAAACGTGTGGGCAAAGACCGCGCCTATTCGAGCTATGACAATTACCGCAAACGCCGTAACCGGCTTGCCTCTTTCCTCGAATACGAATACCGTGTAAAAGATATTCCTTTCAAAGAGCTGAAGCGGGATTTCATCGAAAAGTTTGTAGTCTACCTCTCCTCGGTACAAGGGATGCGTTCCGGGACGATCCATTCGACTATCAAGAAACTGAAGCTGATGACCTACACGGCGTATAAGAACGGCTGGATTCCCACCGATCCTTTCGCAGGTTTCTACGTCAGGCCGGAGTACTCGGAACGTCGCTACCTCTCGGCTTCGGAATTGCAGGCTGTCATGGATGTCAGGCTCCCCAACTATCGGACAGGCATCAACCGGGATGCCTTCGTCTTCTGCGCCTTCACGGGCCTGAGCCATGCGGACGTAGTGAAACTCACCCACGCGGACATCCATACGGACGATAACGGAGAGCGCTGGATTATCGACAGGCGCCAGAAAACAGGTACGCAGTTCCGGGTCAAACTGCTTCCCGCCGCTGAAATGCTCTACAAGCGTTATAAGGATACATATCGCACAAGCGAGAAGGTTTTTCCGCTTAAAGGCACTTATAAAACACTGAACATGTCGTTACGTCATGTTGCCAGACATGCCGGTCTGTCGTTCAATCCGACGATCCACATGGCGAAACATCATACAATCTCTATCTAA
- the galK gene encoding galactokinase: MKEKVSKKFNELYGEGAILFASPGRINLIGEHTDYNGGFVFPGAVDKGIVAAIRLNGTDKVRAYALDLGESSEFGLNEADKPAESWACYIFGVCREIQKRGGKIGGFDTVFAGDVPLGAGMSSSAALESTYAFALNDLYNCGIDKFELAKIGQSTEHNYCGVNCGIMDQFASVFGKKGNLIRLDCRSLEYAYFPFDPKGYKLVLLDSRVKHELVGSPYNDRRASCERVAKVLGQEFLRGATMEQLEAVKDRISEEDYKRARYVIGEEKRVLDVCEALEKGDYETVGKRMYETHWGMSKDYEVSCEELDFLAEVAEECGVTGSRIMGGGFGGCTINLVKDELYDNFIATAKEKFNAKYGHEPKVYDVVISDGSRRL, translated from the coding sequence ATGAAAGAAAAAGTCAGCAAGAAATTCAATGAACTTTACGGCGAAGGAGCCATCCTGTTCGCCTCTCCGGGCCGCATCAACCTGATCGGCGAGCATACGGACTACAACGGGGGCTTCGTCTTCCCGGGGGCGGTCGATAAGGGTATTGTCGCGGCGATCCGGCTCAACGGCACGGACAAGGTGCGCGCTTATGCGCTCGACCTGGGCGAAAGCTCGGAGTTCGGTCTGAACGAGGCGGACAAACCGGCCGAGAGCTGGGCGTGCTACATCTTCGGCGTCTGCCGCGAGATTCAGAAGCGCGGCGGCAAGATCGGCGGTTTCGACACGGTGTTTGCCGGAGACGTGCCCCTGGGCGCCGGCATGTCGTCGTCGGCAGCGCTGGAATCAACCTACGCCTTTGCGCTGAACGACCTCTATAACTGCGGTATCGACAAGTTCGAACTGGCGAAGATCGGTCAGTCGACCGAGCACAACTACTGCGGCGTGAACTGCGGCATCATGGACCAGTTCGCCTCGGTGTTCGGCAAGAAGGGCAACCTGATCCGTCTGGACTGCCGTTCGCTGGAATACGCCTACTTCCCGTTCGACCCGAAGGGCTATAAGTTGGTTCTGCTGGATTCGCGCGTGAAGCACGAACTGGTAGGCTCTCCGTACAACGACCGCCGCGCTTCCTGCGAGCGCGTTGCGAAAGTGCTGGGGCAGGAGTTCCTGCGCGGCGCCACGATGGAGCAGCTCGAGGCCGTCAAGGATCGGATTTCGGAGGAGGACTACAAGCGCGCCCGCTATGTGATCGGCGAGGAGAAGCGCGTTCTGGACGTATGCGAAGCGCTCGAAAAGGGCGACTACGAGACGGTCGGCAAGCGCATGTACGAGACCCACTGGGGCATGTCGAAGGACTACGAAGTGTCGTGCGAGGAGCTGGACTTCCTGGCGGAGGTCGCCGAGGAGTGCGGCGTGACGGGTTCGCGCATCATGGGCGGCGGCTTCGGCGGCTGCACGATCAACCTGGTGAAGGACGAACTTTACGACAACTTCATCGCCACGGCCAAGGAGAAGTTCAACGCCAAATACGGCCACGAACCGAAGGTTTACGACGTCGTGATCTCCGACGGTTCGCGCCGGCTGTAA
- a CDS encoding glycerophosphodiester phosphodiesterase family protein encodes MTKNLILAAAMLLAGGAVAAQPKVIAHRGYWTAPESAQNSIASFTKADAIGVFGSEIDVWLTADDKLIVNHDRIYKGTDVNMEKATAKEITAIVLPNGENIPTFDAYLKLVASKPDTRLILEMKSLSDYNREDLAAKKIVKQLKKYGVLDQTEIIAFSINACMAFKKLIPDTKIYYLNGDLAPKSIKKLGLAGIDYSMKVLRKNPEWVKQAHDLGLEVNVWTVDSEEDMKYFIGLGVDYITTDYPERLQALLK; translated from the coding sequence ATGACAAAAAACCTCATTTTGGCCGCCGCCATGCTGTTAGCAGGAGGCGCCGTCGCAGCCCAACCCAAGGTAATCGCACACCGCGGTTACTGGACAGCCCCCGAATCGGCGCAGAACTCGATCGCTTCGTTCACGAAAGCCGACGCCATCGGTGTCTTCGGCTCGGAAATCGACGTATGGCTCACCGCCGACGACAAACTGATCGTCAACCACGACCGCATTTACAAAGGCACGGACGTCAACATGGAGAAAGCCACCGCCAAGGAGATCACGGCCATCGTGCTGCCCAACGGCGAGAACATCCCCACGTTCGACGCCTACCTGAAACTCGTCGCCTCGAAACCCGACACGCGCCTGATTCTCGAAATGAAGTCGCTTTCGGATTACAACCGCGAAGACCTCGCCGCCAAAAAGATCGTCAAGCAGCTCAAGAAATACGGCGTGCTGGACCAGACGGAGATCATCGCCTTCTCGATCAACGCCTGCATGGCATTCAAGAAGCTCATTCCCGACACCAAAATCTACTACCTCAACGGCGACCTGGCTCCCAAGAGCATCAAGAAACTGGGGCTGGCCGGCATCGACTACTCGATGAAGGTGCTCCGCAAAAACCCCGAATGGGTGAAGCAGGCGCACGATCTGGGTCTCGAAGTCAACGTCTGGACCGTGGATTCGGAGGAGGACATGAAGTATTTCATCGGGCTGGGCGTGGACTACATCACCACCGACTACCCCGAGCGGCTGCAAGCCCTGCTGAAATAA
- a CDS encoding DeoR/GlpR family DNA-binding transcription regulator: MNKPGEEPLLSLPERHSRILSLLQQNGSISVTQLSELFKVSEVTIRKDLSYLEQQKKLYRTHGSAILISPYISDRHVNEKEKKNVAEKRAIGAAAAELISQDDSIIIASGTTMAFLAREIKPVGHLTVITAAVPVTQILSQHADVDVLQLGGITRSSSVSVVGPFAEAMLRNFNCSKLFVGVDGIDTEFGLTTTNVLEASLNDAMINAAQKVVVLADSSKFGRRGFSKICDLEAVDRIITDSGVQPLYLERLRERGIEVTVVDV; encoded by the coding sequence ATGAACAAACCAGGTGAAGAACCACTTTTGAGCCTTCCGGAACGGCACAGCCGTATTTTGTCGCTGTTGCAGCAGAACGGCTCGATTTCGGTGACACAGCTCTCCGAACTTTTCAAGGTTTCGGAAGTGACCATCCGCAAGGACCTGTCCTACCTCGAACAGCAGAAGAAGCTCTACCGCACCCATGGCAGCGCCATCCTCATAAGTCCCTATATCAGCGACCGTCATGTCAACGAAAAGGAGAAGAAGAACGTGGCCGAGAAGCGGGCCATCGGCGCGGCCGCTGCGGAGCTGATTTCGCAGGACGATTCGATCATCATCGCTTCGGGAACGACGATGGCTTTCCTGGCCCGGGAGATCAAGCCCGTCGGCCACCTGACGGTCATCACGGCTGCGGTTCCCGTGACCCAGATCCTCTCGCAGCACGCCGATGTGGATGTCCTCCAGCTGGGCGGCATCACCCGCAGCAGTTCGGTGTCGGTCGTGGGGCCCTTTGCCGAGGCGATGCTCCGCAATTTCAATTGCAGCAAACTGTTCGTAGGCGTGGACGGTATCGACACGGAGTTCGGACTGACGACGACCAACGTGCTCGAAGCCTCGCTGAACGATGCGATGATCAATGCCGCGCAGAAGGTCGTGGTGCTGGCCGACTCGTCGAAATTCGGCCGCCGCGGGTTCAGCAAGATCTGCGATCTGGAGGCTGTCGACCGAATCATCACCGACAGCGGTGTGCAGCCCCTCTATCTGGAGCGTCTGCGTGAACGCGGCATCGAGGTGACGGTGGTGGATGTCTGA
- a CDS encoding glycerol-3-phosphate dehydrogenase/oxidase: MERASQIKKLSDKGKIWDMVVVGGGATGLGVAVDAATRGMSVACLEKTDFAKCTSSRSTKLVHGGVRYLQKGDVMLVLEALRERGRMKANAPHLVKDQAFVISNYRYWDNFLYFCGLTFYDLLSFGFGYGRSKYISAKKVMKYIPTSVEKGLKGGVVYHDGQFDDSRMAINLAQTCVENGGTVVNEATVTGILHNEAGKVAGVKFVDNTTGEEYSIKARSVVNAAGCFVDDIMHMDSPEHRKMVTPSQGVHLVLDMKFLQSDYAIMVPKTSDGRVLFAVPWHDKVVVGTTDIVRPTPEEEPRPLKEEIDFILGTAGLYMNPAPTYKDILSVFAGQRPLAAPKKEGKNTKEISRSHKVITSDNGLVTITGGKWTSYRLMAEDTVDKAIEVAGLPRRKCVTKKFHIHGYRKNPNLADHMYVYGSDEPKILNLIKENPALGEKLSPKFGYTLAEVVWAVREEMALTVEDVLARRVRLLFVDAREAMAAAPKVAETMARELGRDQAWIDAQVESFTKMAKNYIFEA; encoded by the coding sequence ATGGAAAGAGCATCACAAATCAAAAAGTTGTCCGACAAGGGCAAAATCTGGGACATGGTAGTCGTAGGCGGCGGTGCGACCGGACTCGGCGTCGCGGTGGATGCAGCCACGCGCGGCATGAGCGTAGCCTGCCTGGAGAAGACCGACTTTGCGAAATGTACGTCGAGCCGTTCGACCAAACTCGTGCACGGCGGCGTGCGCTACCTGCAAAAGGGCGACGTGATGCTGGTGCTTGAAGCGTTGCGCGAGCGCGGCCGCATGAAGGCCAACGCCCCGCATCTGGTGAAGGACCAGGCGTTCGTCATTTCGAACTACCGCTACTGGGACAATTTCCTTTACTTCTGCGGCCTGACCTTCTACGATCTGCTCTCGTTCGGCTTCGGCTACGGACGTTCGAAGTACATCTCCGCCAAGAAAGTGATGAAATACATCCCCACCTCGGTCGAAAAGGGGCTGAAGGGCGGCGTGGTCTACCACGACGGACAGTTCGACGACTCGCGCATGGCCATCAACCTCGCCCAGACCTGCGTCGAGAACGGCGGCACGGTCGTCAACGAGGCCACCGTGACGGGCATCCTGCACAATGAGGCGGGCAAGGTCGCCGGCGTGAAGTTCGTCGACAACACCACCGGCGAGGAGTATTCGATCAAGGCGCGCAGCGTCGTGAACGCCGCCGGCTGCTTCGTCGACGACATCATGCACATGGACAGCCCCGAACACCGCAAGATGGTCACCCCGAGCCAGGGCGTGCACCTCGTGCTGGACATGAAATTCCTGCAGAGCGACTATGCGATCATGGTTCCCAAGACCTCGGACGGCCGCGTGCTGTTCGCCGTGCCCTGGCACGACAAGGTCGTGGTCGGAACGACCGACATCGTGCGCCCCACCCCGGAGGAGGAGCCGCGTCCGCTGAAGGAGGAGATCGACTTCATCCTCGGCACCGCGGGACTCTACATGAACCCGGCGCCCACCTACAAGGACATCCTCTCGGTATTCGCGGGTCAGCGTCCGCTGGCGGCGCCCAAGAAGGAGGGCAAGAACACGAAGGAGATTTCGCGCAGCCACAAGGTCATCACCTCGGACAACGGTCTGGTGACGATCACCGGCGGCAAGTGGACCTCCTACCGCCTGATGGCCGAGGACACGGTGGACAAGGCCATCGAAGTAGCGGGACTTCCCCGGCGCAAGTGCGTGACCAAGAAATTCCACATCCACGGCTACCGCAAGAATCCCAACCTCGCCGACCATATGTACGTTTACGGTTCGGACGAGCCGAAGATCCTGAATCTGATCAAGGAAAACCCGGCGCTGGGCGAAAAGCTCTCTCCGAAGTTCGGCTACACGCTTGCCGAGGTGGTTTGGGCCGTGCGCGAGGAGATGGCCCTCACGGTCGAGGACGTGCTGGCGCGCCGCGTGCGGCTGCTGTTCGTCGACGCCCGCGAGGCGATGGCCGCCGCCCCGAAGGTCGCCGAAACGATGGCCCGCGAACTGGGCCGCGACCAGGCATGGATCGATGCGCAGGTCGAAAGTTTCACGAAGATGGCGAAAAATTATATCTTTGAAGCTTAA
- a CDS encoding MFS transporter: protein MFNFFNPPAPKPRLSQDKIPAKYAQMRLRVFLGAFLGYAAYYLVRKNLSLAAPGMIESGLLDKASVGLAGSAISIAYAFSKFIMGSLSDRSDARKFLVVGLILSSLLMICTGLIPYSHTNPGINVGIIFGLMLLVGWLSGMGWPPCGRIMAHWFSQNERSFKMSVWNTSHTIGSGSLGLLVTAGIAIFAMLGWGDTWRAAFIFPSCVALLLAVFCWWALRDTPQACGLPPIDEYRNDYSAVKAAKGEEQKIPFKKLFVDYIFKNKILWLIALANAFVYLVRYGISDWAPVYLQEMNIMDASQSNLAFSLHNYAGVPGTIICGWISAKFFKGRCAPANVIYMVLVLIGILVYWKAAPIAQSLAEIFGGDPAAIGRTVVYTALCEIGFCIYGPVALIGIQALNLVPKNAAGTAAGFVGLFGYLFGDAVLAKIVMGSVANDNSLGWNATFWMFIVASLLATAFCATTWKREKQALSR from the coding sequence ATGTTCAATTTTTTTAATCCTCCGGCTCCCAAACCGAGGCTCTCCCAGGACAAAATCCCGGCCAAATACGCGCAGATGCGTCTGCGCGTATTTTTGGGTGCGTTTCTGGGATACGCAGCCTACTATCTGGTGCGCAAGAATCTTTCGCTCGCAGCGCCAGGCATGATCGAGTCGGGACTCCTCGACAAGGCCAGCGTAGGACTCGCGGGTTCGGCGATCTCGATCGCCTATGCCTTCAGCAAGTTCATCATGGGCAGCCTTTCCGACCGTTCCGACGCACGCAAGTTCCTTGTCGTAGGACTTATTCTCTCATCGTTGCTGATGATTTGCACGGGACTGATCCCTTACAGCCACACAAATCCCGGCATCAACGTAGGCATTATCTTCGGTCTGATGCTGCTGGTGGGCTGGCTTTCGGGCATGGGATGGCCTCCCTGCGGGCGTATCATGGCCCACTGGTTCTCCCAGAACGAACGCAGTTTCAAAATGTCGGTATGGAATACGTCGCACACGATCGGCAGTGGCTCGCTGGGACTGCTCGTAACCGCCGGAATCGCCATCTTCGCCATGCTGGGATGGGGCGACACGTGGCGTGCAGCCTTCATCTTCCCGAGTTGCGTGGCGCTTCTTCTGGCCGTTTTCTGTTGGTGGGCGCTGCGCGACACGCCCCAGGCCTGCGGGCTGCCTCCCATCGACGAATACCGCAACGATTACTCGGCGGTAAAGGCCGCCAAGGGAGAAGAACAGAAAATCCCCTTCAAAAAACTCTTCGTCGACTACATTTTCAAGAACAAGATTCTCTGGCTCATCGCCCTGGCCAACGCTTTCGTCTATCTGGTGCGTTACGGCATTAGCGACTGGGCGCCGGTCTACCTGCAGGAGATGAATATCATGGATGCCTCGCAGAGCAACCTGGCCTTCTCGCTGCACAACTACGCGGGCGTCCCCGGAACGATCATCTGCGGATGGATCTCGGCCAAATTCTTCAAGGGACGCTGCGCCCCGGCCAACGTGATCTACATGGTGTTGGTGCTGATCGGCATTCTGGTCTATTGGAAAGCCGCTCCCATTGCCCAGTCGCTGGCTGAAATCTTCGGCGGCGACCCTGCCGCCATCGGCCGCACGGTCGTCTACACGGCGCTCTGCGAAATCGGGTTCTGCATCTACGGTCCCGTGGCGCTGATCGGCATTCAGGCGCTGAACCTCGTGCCGAAGAATGCAGCCGGAACGGCCGCAGGATTCGTCGGGTTGTTCGGCTACCTGTTCGGCGACGCCGTGCTGGCGAAAATCGTCATGGGTTCGGTCGCCAACGACAACTCGCTGGGATGGAACGCCACCTTCTGGATGTTCATTGTCGCCAGCCTGCTTGCCACGGCATTCTGCGCCACAACCTGGAAACGCGAGAAACAGGCTCTCTCCCGATAG
- a CDS encoding M48 family metallopeptidase: MTSLYVHPRLGEVTLSQTVRARRISISVRATGAVRLSFPCGVPQKRALDFLEQKAEWIGAARERLARKRASLPSQLPPEERKARIEELRRAAKADLPGRIGRLSEATGLKYEKLSIRASRTKWGSCSGSNHISLSLFLMTLPEHLRDYVIVHELCHTVHHDHSPRFHALVDRLVGGREKALNRELRAFTIR, translated from the coding sequence ATGACCTCCCTCTATGTGCATCCCCGGCTGGGCGAGGTGACCCTCTCGCAGACCGTGCGCGCCCGCCGCATTTCGATTTCGGTGCGCGCCACGGGCGCCGTGCGGCTTTCGTTCCCCTGCGGGGTGCCGCAAAAACGGGCTTTGGATTTTCTGGAGCAAAAAGCGGAATGGATCGGGGCGGCGCGCGAACGGCTCGCCCGCAAGCGGGCATCCCTACCTTCGCAGTTGCCGCCCGAGGAGCGGAAAGCCCGTATCGAGGAGCTGCGCCGTGCGGCGAAAGCCGACCTGCCGGGCCGCATCGGGCGGCTGTCGGAGGCGACGGGCCTGAAGTACGAAAAACTTTCGATCCGCGCCTCGCGCACGAAGTGGGGGAGTTGCTCGGGGAGCAACCACATCTCGTTGAGCCTCTTTCTGATGACTCTTCCGGAGCACCTGCGCGACTATGTGATCGTCCACGAACTCTGCCACACGGTTCACCACGACCATTCGCCCCGTTTCCATGCCTTGGTCGACCGTCTGGTCGGAGGGCGTGAAAAAGCCCTTAACCGGGAGTTAAGGGCTTTCACGATTCGTTAG